From the genome of Streptomyces sp. NBC_00523:
GCCCACGGAGTAGCAGCCGTGGAAGTAGGTGACGCCGTGGGTGCGGCGGTAGGTTGCCGGCAGCCGGTTGGGCTTGCCCTGCTTCGCCCAGCAGGAGCCTGCGGTGGGCCGGATCCCCCGGGGCCCGAACTCGTCGAAGGCGAAGACCCGGTCCGGGAAGCGTTCCAGCACCTGCTCGATCCGGTCCAGCTTGGCGTCGCGATCAGGGTCGGGTGACTCCTTCCAGGTCTTGGTGCGTTGGAAGGTGGTGCCGCGGCGCCGGAGCAGGCACCGTAGGGCTTCACGGCCGATGCGGATGACGCGGCCGTGCACTTTCCGCAGGTAGGCGACGAGTTCCAGCTGGGCGATCACCGGCACCCGGTTCCCGCCGGCCGAGGCCAGCAGCATCATCGCGCGCCGGTAGCGCACCGAACTCGTGCTGCCCCGGCGCACGATCTGCTGCAGCTTCTGCCCCTCCTGGTCGGTCAGTCTGCGCACACGGACAGGCTCGGCCACCGCGCCTCCAGCGATCGGATCGGACGTCGCCGCACATCCAACCGTCGCGACCACCAACCCGGCGACCCTTACCGGTCAGAGCAACTAGGCGGCTTTCCGGGGCGACCCCGTGGGCTTGGGGCCACCCCGTGAGCGGTTCCGTCCTCAGACGCCGGACGGGCTGGGTGTGTCGGACGGGCTGGGTTTGAACCCGCGCAGGCGCAACGAGTTGCCGACCACGAAGACCGACGAGAAGGCCATCGCCGCGCCCGCGATCATCGGGTTCAGCAGGCCCGCCGCGGCCAGCGGGAGCGCTGCCACGTTGTACGCGAAGGCCCAGAAGAGGTTCGTCCGGATCGTGCTCAGGGTCCGGCGGGCCAGGCGGATCGCGTCCGGGGCCGCGCGGAGGTCGCCGCGGACCAGGGTCAGGTCGCCCGCCTCGATCGCCGCGTCGGTGCCCGTGCCCATCGCCAGGCCGAGGTCGGCCTGGGCCAGCGCGGCGGCGTCGTTCACGCCGTCGCCGACCATCGCCACCGAGCGGCCCTCCGCCTGGAGGCGCTTGACGACGTCCACCTTGTCCTGAGGCATGACCTCCGCGTACACCTCGTCGATCCCGACCTCGGCCGCGACCGACTCCGCCACCGCCCGGTTGTCGCCGGTCAGCAGGATGGGGGTCAGGCCCAGGCGGCGCAGGCGGCCGATCGCCTCCGCGCTGGTGTCCTTCACCGCGTCGGCCACTTCGAGCACCGCGCGCGCCTCGCCGTCCCAGGCGACCGCGATGGCCGTCCGTCCGGCGGCCTCCGCCTCGGCCTTGCGGGCGGCCAGGCCGGCCGGGAGGCGTATCTCCCACTCCGCGAGGAGCTGTTCGCGGCCGACGAGGACCGCGTGGCCGTCGACCACGCCCTGCACCCCCAGACCGGGGACGTTCGCGAAGTCCTCCGGAGTGGGAAGAGCCGCGCCCGTGCGTTCCGCGGCTCCGGTCGCCACCGCCTGGGCGATGGGGTGTTCGGAGGCGTGTTCCAGGGCTCCGGCGAGGCGCAGGGCTTCGGATTCCGTGGTTCCGGGGGCCGTGTGCACGGTCTGGAGGGTCATCCGGCCCGTCGTCACCGTGCCCGTCTTGTCCAGGACGATCGTGTCGACCCGGCGGGTGGACTCCAGGACCTCGGGGCCCTTGATCAGGATGCCGAGCTGGGCGCCGCGCCCCGTACCGACCATGAGCGCGGTCGGCGTGGCGAGGCCGAGCGCGCACGGGCAGGCGATGATCAGGACCGCCACCGCCGCTGTGAACGCGGCCGTGATCCCCGCGCCGTCCGCCAGCCAGAAGCCCAACGTGCCGAGCGCGAGCGCGATGACCACGGGGACGAACACCGCCGAGATCCGGTCCGCGAGGCGCTGCGCGCCCGCCTTGCCGTTCTGCGCGTCCTCGACCAGCTTCGCCATCCGGGCGAGCTGCGTGTCCGCGCCGACCCGGGTCGCCTCGACCACGAGGCGACCGCCCGCGTTGAGGGTCGCGCCGGTCACCGTGTCGCCGACGGCGACCTCGACCGGGACGGACTCGCCGGTGAGCATGGACGCGTCGACCGCCGAGGAGCCCTCGACCACCGTGCCGTCCGTGGCGATCTTCTCGCCGGGGCGCACGAGGAAGCGGTCGCCGACGTGGAGGTCCGCCGTGTCCACGGTCACCTCGCGGCCGTCGCGCAGGACGGCGACCTCCTTGGCGCCCAGTTCGAGGAGCGCCTTCAGCGCGGCGCCCGCCTTCCGCTTCGACCGGGCCTCGAAGTAGCGCCCGGCGAGGATGAACGCGGTGACGCCGGCCGCCGCCTCCAGATAGATGTTCCCCGCGCCGTCGGTGCGGCCGATGGTCAGCTCGAACGGGTGCGTCATGCCGGTCATCCCGGCCGTGCCGAAGAACAGCGCCCACAGCGACCACAGGAACGCGGCCGACGTACCGAGCGAGATGAGCGTGTCCATCGTCGCCGCGCCGTGCCGCGCGTTCGTCCACGCGGCCCGGTGGAACGGCCAGCCCGCGTACGTGACGACGGGGGCGGTGAGGGTGAGCGCGAGCCACTGCCAGTTGTCGAACTGGAGCGCCGGGATCATCGACATCGCGACCACCGGCACCGCGAGGAGCACGGCCGTGATCAGCCGCTGCCGCAGGGTGTCGGGCGCCTGCGGGGCGGGTACGGCCGCCTCTTCCGTCGTACGTGCCGGAGGCGCGGGTTCGTGCGCGGTGTAGCCGGTCTTCTCGACCGTGGCGACGAGGTCCTGTACGGAGGCGGCGGCGCCGTCGTAGGTGACGTGGGCCTTCTCCGTGGCGTAGTTCACGGTGGCCGTGACGCCGTCCATCCGGTTGAGCTTCTTCTCGATACGGGCCGCGCAGGAGGCGCAGGTCATGCCGCCGATGGCCAGCTCTACCTCGGCCTGTGCGGCGTGCGCTGGGTGCGCGGTGTGCGTGGGCGCTGACACGGGGCGGCCCTCCTCGTGGTGGTCCCCGGATACCCTGGCGTAGGTACCCCTGGGGGGTATCTCTTCTCCTTCCATGTATACCCCCACCCCCTATGTCGAGGCAAGGGTGATCCTTTGCGGATGAACGGGCTCCGCCGGTCGGTCGCTTGTCGGCCGTTTGGCCTCGCGTATCTTCACGTTCGCGGTCAGGGCTGCGCCGTCGGCCTACCGCCCCGTAGGCTGGGCCATTGGACTAGACCTGTAGCTGCTTCCTGGAGGATTGGGATCCCATGAGCAACCGTGCAGTCCTGGAGGTGATCGCTCTCGACGCGGAGGACGCGGTCGCTGCCCAGGCGGGTGGTGCGGACCGGCTTGAGCTGGTCACCGACATGGCGGCGGACGGCCTCACCCCGTCCTGTGCGACCTTCGCGGCGATCCGCGCCGCGGTGGACATTCCGCTTCGGGTGATGCTCCGGGTCGCCGACGGCTTCGCGGCCGGTGACGTCGAGATACTCGTACGCAAGGCGCGGGAGCTGCGGGCGGAGGGGGCGGACGAGTTCGTGCTCGGCTTCCTGGACGCGGACGGGAACCCCGACCTCGTCGCGGTCGAACGGCTCGTCGCCGCGCTGGACGGCTGCCGGTGGACGTTCCACCGGGCGATCGACCGGGCGGCCGACCGGGACGCGCTGCGCAAGGCGCTCGCGGATCTGCCGGGGCTCGACACGTATCTGACGGCCGGGGCGGCGGCGGGCGTGGACGCCGGGATACCGACGCTGGTGGCCGAGGCGGGACGGCGGGGCGAACCCGGGTACGAGCCGCGGATTCTTGTGGGGGGCGGGTTGCGGCTGGAGCACCTTCCGGCGCTCCTGGACGCGGGTATCGACGCCGTGCACATCGGTGGCGCGGCGCGGCCCGGTGGCTGGGCCGGGCCGGTGGACGCGGATGCGGTACGGGAGTGGCGGGCGGTGCTCGACCGCTAGGCGCGGGGCGTGGGGGCGGTGCGGTGCCGCCGGGTGCGCCCGTTGCGCGCCGTTCCCGCGGGGGCGCTGCCCCCGGACCCCCGCTCCTCAAACGCCGGAGGGGCTGATTTCGGTGGTGGCGCCGGGAAACCCAGCCCGTCCGGCGATTGAGGACGGAACCCTTGCCCCGGACCGGGGCGACCAAGTCGCGGGCCGGAACGTCGTTCTGTCATGACCCTGGCGCAACCGCCGCCCCCCGCCCCACAATGGCCTCGCGGTGATGGGATCGCTCCCATGGCGCGCCTCCCCGGCATGCCCATCTGTTGTGGGAGCGCTCCCATCTCGCTCTTCCGGCCCCACGACGAAAGGCTCCAGGTGAACGTCTCCTCGCCCCCGTCCTTCGTTCGGCGCAGGCGCCGCGCGATTGGTGTGCTGGCGGCTGCCGCGCTCTGCGGCGGCATTCTGACCGCGCCCGGTGCCGTCGCCGCCGACGGCGACCCCGCTCCGGAGCAGATCACCAATGGTGACTTCTCCGCGGGGGTCGCGCCCTGGTGGTCGACGGCCAATGCGCCGGTCGCCGTGGTGGACGGGCGGCTGTGTGCCGACGTGCCGGGCGGGACCGCCAACCCATGGGACGCGATCGTCGGGCAGAACGACATCCCGCTCGTCGCGGGGGAGGCGTACACCCTGACGTACACGGCGAGTTCGACCGTACCGCTGTCCATTCACACCAACGTGCAGATGGCGACGGACCCGTACACCGCCGACCTGTCCGCGACGGATCAGATCGGGGCCGAGGCGGCCGTCCACACGCACGTCTTCACGGCGTCCGCCGACCAGGACGCCGCGCAGGTCGCCTTCCAGGTCGGCGGGGGCGCGAACGCGGCGACCTTCTGCGTGGACGACGTGTCGCTGCGCGGGGGCGCCGAGCCGCCCGTGTACGAGCCGGACACCGGGTCCCCCGTGCGGGTCAACCAGGTCGGCTACCTCCCCAAGGGCCCGAAGACCGGCACCCTGGTCACCGACGCGACCGACCCGCTGCCGTGGGCGCTGAAGGCGGCCGACGGGGCGACCGTCGCGAGCGGGACGACCAAGCCCGGCGGCGAGGACCCGACCTCGCGGCAGAACGTGCAGACCTTCGACTTCAGCGACGCCACCGCCACCGGCGACGGCTTCACGATCGAGGCGGACGGGCAGGTCAGCGAGCCCTTCTCGATCCGGGCGGACCTGTACGACGGCCTCCGGTCCGACTCGCTGGCGTACTTCTACCAGAACCGCAGCGGCATCGCGATCGACGCGGACCTCGTCGGCGAGGAGTACGCGCGCCCGGCCGGCCACCTCGGGGTGGCGCCGAACAAGGGCGACACGGACGTGCCCTGCCAGGCGGGCGTCTGCGACTACCGGCTCGACGTGCGCGGCGGCTGGTACGACGCCGGGGACCACGGCAAGTACGTCGTGAACGGCGGCATCGCGGTCGCCGAGCTGATGGACACCTACGAGCGCACGCTGACCGCCGACGGCGCGGAGGCGGCCGAGCTGGGCGACGGCGCGCTGCGGGTGCCCGAGCACGGCAACGACGTGCCGGACATCCTCGACGAGGCGCGCTGGGAGCTGGAGTTCCTGATGCGCATGCAGGTCCCGGCCGGGCAGCCGCTCGCGGGCATGGCCCACCACAAGGTGCACGACGCCAACTGGACCGGCATCCCGATGCGGCCCGAACTCGACCCGGAGCAGCGCGAACTGCACCCGCCGACGACCGCCGCGACCCTGAATCTCGCCGCGACGGCCGCCCAATGCGCCCGGCTGTACGCCCCGTTCGACGCGGAGTTCGCCGCTCAGTGCCGTACCGCCGCCGAGGCCGCGTGGACCGCCGCGAAGGCACATCCGGCGGTGTACGCCAGCCCGGCCGACGGCGTCGGGGGCGGGACGTACGAGGACAACGACGTGAGCGACGAGTTCTACTGGGCCGCCGCCGAGCTGTTCACCACGACCGGCAAGGACACGTACCGCCAGGCGCTGCTGGACTCGCCGCTGCACGGTGACGTGGACGCGGCCTTCCCCGCCGACGGCGGGATGTGGTGGGGCGGCACCGCCGGGCTCGGCGTGCTGACCCTGGCCACGGTCCCGAACGACCTGACGGCCGCCCAGCTCGCGGACGTACGCAACGTCGTGACGACCGCCGCCGACCAGTACAAGGCGCAGACCGAGGACCAGCTGTACGGCGTGCCGTACGCGCCCAAGGACCTGAACTACGCCTGGGGTTCGAACAGTCAGGTCCTGAACAACATGATCGTGCTGGCGACCGCCGCCGACCTCACCGGTGACACCGGCTACCGGGACGCGGTGCTGCGCGGCGCGGACTACCTCTTCGGGCGCAACCCGCTGAACCAGTCGTACGTCACCGGCTACGGCGAGCGGTACTCGCAGAACCAGCACCACCGGTTCTGGGCACACGAGTCCGACCCGTCCCTGCCGCACCCGCCCGCCGGGTCCCTCGCGGGCGGGCCCAACCTGACCGCGCCGACCTCGGGCGACCCGGAGGCCGCCGCGAAGCTCAAGGGGTGCGCGGCCGCGATGTGCTACCTGGACGACAACGGCTCGTACGCCACCAACGAGGTCGCGGTGAACTGGAACGCCCCGCTGGCCTACATCGCCTCCTACCTGGACGACGCGGGCGACGCCACCGGTCCGGAGCGGGCCTGCCAGGTCACGTACTCCTCGCACCCGTGGAACACCGGCTCGACCACCACGGTCACGGTGAAGAACACCGGCAGCAAGGCCGTCACGCCGTGGTCCCTGACCTGGCTGCTGCCCGGCGACCAGAAGCTCAGCCACACCTGGAGCGCCGAACTCGGCCAGTACGGACGGACGGTGACGGCCGCGCCGCTGTCCTGGAACCGGACGCTGGCACCCGGAGCCTCGATCGACTTCGGGTTCAACAGCAGCCGCACGGGCCCGGCGGCCGACCCGGGCACCGTGAAGCTGAACGGGCGTGCCTGCACGGCGGGTTGATGACCGGGCGGGGGCGGGGGTGACGAGGGTCCCCCCGCCCCCGTTCACTTCGCTACGCCAACTCCTCCGGCAGCGGCGTCGCGTGAAGCACCGTCAGGCCGGAGACCGCACGGGTCAGCGCCACGTACAGGCGGCGCAGGCCCGTGCGTTCGTCCGGTTCGCCGTCGATCACGGCGGCCGGTTCGTCCAGCACCACGTAGTCGTACTCCAGGCCCTTCGCCAGCGAGGCCGGGACCAGGGTGAGCCGGGACTCGGCGGTCGTCTCCTGGCCGGGGGAGAGGTACGTGTGCCCGGCCGCGGTCAGCGCGTCGGCGAGGGCGGGAATGCGGGCGTCGGCGGCGATCAGGCCGATGGACCCCTCGTGCGTCAGGGACTCCTCGCAGGCCGCGACGACCGCCGCGTCCAGCGCATCGGAGGCCACCTCCCGTACCGACAGCGACCCCGGCGACTCACGCACCGATTCCACGGGCGTCAGCCCCGGCGAGATCACCGGGAGCAGCCGGGAGGCGTACGCGATGACATCGCGCGGCACGCGGAATCCGGCCGTCAGCTCCTCCACCAGCGCGTCCGCCTTGCCCAGATGGTGCAGCGCCTGCTCCCAGCTCTGCGTCGACCAGGGCGTGGTGCCCTGCGCCAGGTCGCCGAGGACGGTCGCCGAACCGGTCGAGCAGCGGCGGCCGACCGCGCGGTACTGCATGGGGGAGAGGTCCTGCGCCTCATCGATCACGACATGGCCGAGCGAGTGCGTACGCGACACCAGGTCGCCCGCCTCGTCGATCAGCACCGCGTCCGCAGCGGACCACTTGGCGGTCTTCACGCTGCGCGCCGGCTTGGTCCAGAGGATCGCCTTCCGCTCGTCCTCGGAGAGCAGCCCCTCCGCGTGCACCGCCAGGAAATCCGCGTCGGACAGCAGCCGCAGGACCAGCTTCGCCGGGTCCACGGCGGGCCAGATCGCCTTCACGGCCGCCTTCACGGCGGGGTTGCGGGCCACCGAATTCTGCACCCGGTCGTCGGGCGCCTCGCCCGACTGCTCCATGCGCACCAGGACGGCGTGCGCGATGCGCTGGGGCAGCGCCTCGTGGGCGGCGCCGTAGCGCATGTCCCGGGCCAGCAGCTCCTGGACCATCTCCTCGATCTCGTACGCCGGCACGCGCCAGCGCCGCGAGCCGCGCACCACCATGACCGGCTCGGTCGGCAGCGTGACGTGCGAGCGCAGCGCGCGCCGCAGCACTTCCGCCATGCGGGCGTCGCCCTTCACGACGGCGGCCGGGGCCTCGTCCGTGCCCCGGACCTCGATCTGCCCGGTGACCAGGTCCTCGACGGTCGCCTGCTTGACCTCCAGCTCGCCGAGGGCCGGGAGCACCTGCTCGATGTAGTGCAGGAAGGACTGGTTCGGGCCGACGACCAGGGTGCCGGTGCGGGCCAGGCGCTCGCGGTGCGCGTACAGCAGATACGCGACCCGGTGCAGGCCGACGGCGGTCTTCCCGGTGCCGGGGCCGCCCTGCACGCAGACCGTGCCGCCCAGCTCGCTGCGGACGATCTCGTCCTGCTCGGGCTGGATCGTCGCGACGATGTCCCGCATGGGGCCGACGCGGGGGCGCTCGATCTCCGCCTGGAGCAGCTTGCTCGTCTGCTCCGCCTCGGCGGGGTCGGTCAGGTGCTCGTCCTCGTACGCGGTGAGGTCGCCGCCCGTGTAGCCGAAGCGGCGCCTGCGGCCGACGTCCAGCGGGTCCTTGCGGGAGGCCCGGTAGAACGGCTGGGAGACCGGGGCGCGCCAGTCGATCACCATCGGGTCGCCCTGCGCGTCGTGCACATGGCGGCGCCCGATGTAGAACTCCTCGCCCTCGGCGCCTTCCGCCTCCTCCGCCCCGACGACGTGCAGGTAGTCCAGGCGCCCGAAGAACAGCGGGGTGTGGGCCAGGTCCGCGAGCGACTTGATGCGCTCGTCGATCTGGGCCTGGAGCACCGCCGCGTTCACCCAGTTCGCGGTGACGTCGCGGATGTCCAGGGCCTGGGCGTCCTCCCGCATGGCGCGCAGCGCGGCGCGGGATGCCGCGAGATGGGCGCGCTCATGGGCGAGGGGGTCGGTGGTGGTGTCGCTCTCGAATTCGTGCGCGGGCACGGTGTTGCCTCCGGCATTCAACGCAGGACGACGGACCGCGTCTCACCCTTGGGGGGTGTGCGGTCCGCTCGGGGATCGATCGTGCGTACGGTTGTCGGCCGGTTTCCGTCCGGTCGGCGGCGCTCCCCCGGCTGCCGGAAGGGCCCCTCGGGGGCCGCCGGTACCACGGTGCGGGAGGCGGGCAGACCGGGGAGTGTACCGGGGCGTGGGGGATGGGCGCGAATGCTTTTTTACGGCTCCGAGGCTCGTCGCTCGTCCGTCGGCGCGCGTCCGTCGGCACTCGTCCGTCCCCTAGGTGACGCCGTCCTCCCGTAGGGGGTGCCGTGCGACCGGAGGCGTACGCGGGTGGCGTCGCGCTTCCGTCTGTGGGGCGACGCCCCGGCGCGCCCGTCCGGAGCACCATGGATACATGAGCACCGTCACCCTTGACCCGAGAAGGACCGGGGCCACCGAGGCCCCCGGTCACCCCCACAACCGCGCCGCCGGCGCCCTGCGTGCCGTGAAGGTCTTCGCGCAGGCCGCCTTCGGCGTCGTCGTCCTCGGCGAGTACGCGGAGGAGGCGGGGGTGCGGCGGCGCTGACCGCCGCACCCGTGCCCCTTCCTCAGCTCTCCGACAGCAGCTCGTCCGCGTCGACGATGCGGTACGCGTAGCCCTGCTCGGCCAGGAACCGCTGGCGGTGCGCCGCGAAGTCCTGGTCGATCGTGTCGCGCGCGACGACCGAGTAGAACCGCGCCTCGTGCCCGTCGGCCTTCGGGCGGAGCACCCGGCCCAGGCGCTGCGCCTCCTCCTGGCGCGAACCGAAGGTCCCCGACACCTGGATGGCGACCGTCGCCTCCGGCAGGTCGATGGAGAAGTTCGCCACCTTCGACACCACGAGCACGTTCAGCTCGCCCTGGCGGAACGCCTCGAACAGCTTCTCGCGCTGTGCGTTGCTCGTCTCGCCCTTGATCACCGGGGCGTCCAGATGTTCGCCCAGCTCGTCCAGCTGGTCGATGTACTGCCCGATGACCAGGGTCTGCTCGCCCTTGTGCTTGCGCACCAGCGCCTCGGTGACCTTCCGCTTCGTCGCGGTGGTCGCGCAGAACCGGTACTTCTCCTCGGCCTCGGCGGTCGCGTACGCCAGCCGCTCGGAGTCCGTGAGGTTGACCCGGACCTCGACGCAGTCCGCCGGGGCGATGTAGCCCTGCGCCTCGATCTCCTTCCACGGCGCGTCGAACCGCTTGGGTCCGATGAGCGAGAACACGTCCGACTCGCGGCCGTCCTCGCGGACCAGCGTCGCGGTCAGGCCGAGGCGGCGGCGGGCCTGGAGGTCGGCGGTGAACTTGAAGACGGGGGCGGGGAGCAGGTGCACCTCGTCGTAGATCACGAGGCCCCAGTCGCGGGAGTCGAAGAGCTCCAGGTGCGGGTAGACGCCCTTCCGGCGGGTCGTCAGCACCTGGTAGGTGGCGATCGTGACCGGCCGGATCTCCTTGCGGGTCCCGCTGTACTCGCCGATCTCGTCCTCGGTCAGCGAGGTCCGCTTCACCAACTCGTGCTTCCACTGGCGGGCGGAGACGGTGTTCGTGACCAGGATCAGCGTCGTCGCCTTGGCCTGCGCCATCGCGCCCGCGCCGACGAGCGTCTTGCCCGCGCCGCAGGGGAGCACGACGACGCCGGACCCGCCGTGCCAGAAGCCGTCGACGGCCTGCTGCTGGTACGGACGCAGCGCCCAGCCGTCCTCGTCCAGCTCGATCGGGTGCGCCTCGCCGTCCACGTACCCCGCGAGGTCCTCGGCGGGCCAGCCGAGCTTGAGCAGCGTCTGCTTGACCTGGCCGCGCTCGGAGGGGTGCACGGCGACGGTGTCCGGGTCGATTCTGGTGCCCACCAGGGGCTGGACCTTCTTCGACCGGAGGATCTCCTCAAGGACCGGCCGGTCCGTCGTCGTCAGGACGAGCCCGTGCACGGGATGCTTGGACAGGGTGAGGCGGCCGTAGCGGTCCATCGTCTCGGCGATGTCGACGAGCAGCGCGTGCGGTACGGGGTACCGGGAGTACGTCACGAGCGCGTCCACGACCTGCTCGGCGTCGTGCCCGGCCGCGCGGGCGTTCCACAGCCCGAGCGGGGTCAGCCGGTACGTGTGGATGTGCTCGGGCGCCCGCTCCAGCTCGGCGAACGGCGCGATGGCCCGACGGCAGGCGTCGGCCTGCTCGTGGTCGACTTCGAGGAGGAGCGTTTTGTCGCTCTGGACGATGAGGGGTCCGCTCACGCGCGTTGGCCCTTCCGGCTCGGGGGAAACCTCCAGTGTGCCGCATGCGGGGGCGGTGTGTCGTTGGCCCGGTCCGGACTGGGGGGCCTCGCGCGATTGCCCCGGTCCGGGCGCACCGGTTCCGTCCTCAAGCGCCGGACGGGCTGGGATGTGCGCGGGCGGTCCGCAGGGCAGCGCTCACGAGGTCGGGGGACGGCGGCCGCGGCCCCGGGGGAGCCGGCCCTGGTGGACCGCCGCGTGCGCCGTGAGGGCCAGTTCCGGGGCGTCGGCCGTGAAGGAGTCGATCCGGATGGCCCGGCCGTCGCGGAGGCGGATCACGCAGGCGAAGCCCATCCCCCGCGCCTCGGCCAACGGCCGCCCGTCATCGCCGTGGGCGCCCACCGACGCGATGTCCTCCCACGGGATCAGCGTCGCGGCCCCCGCGACCCGGTGCGTAAGCCCCCGCTCGTGGACGTCGAAGCTCTGCTCACGCGTACGGAAGCCCTGGACGAACCGCCAGATCCCGAGGCCCAGGCCCACGAGGCCGACCCCGAGGAGGAGTCCGGCCAGCTCCGGGGCCCCGTCCGTGGTGCCGACGGACGCGAGCGCGACCGGTATCCCGAAGGCCAGTCCGGCCGCGCCGACGGCCGACATCACACCGGCCTGCACCAGGCGTCTGCCGCCGTCCGTGCGGTGCTCGCGGACGAAGCCGCCCAGTTGCCGGGCAGCGTCGGTACGTCGCATGTGAATCCCCCGTAGTCGCGGACACGCCAAAGTGTGCCCACGCCCGGCCCGGAGGCAAACAGGTACGGCCGGCCTACTCCGCCAGCTCCGCCACGCCCGTGATGCGGTGCAGCGGGTACGTGCGGATCTCGTCCGCCGTGTGGTCGTACGCCGTCACATAGCCGCCCTCCACGCGGACCGGGGCGATCACGCGCTGGCTCGCGGCGCCCTCCGCGTTGACGTAGCCGATCCACACCGCGGAGCCGGTCATCGCGGCGGCCTGGACGGTGACCAGG
Proteins encoded in this window:
- a CDS encoding glycoside hydrolase family 9 protein, which codes for MNVSSPPSFVRRRRRAIGVLAAAALCGGILTAPGAVAADGDPAPEQITNGDFSAGVAPWWSTANAPVAVVDGRLCADVPGGTANPWDAIVGQNDIPLVAGEAYTLTYTASSTVPLSIHTNVQMATDPYTADLSATDQIGAEAAVHTHVFTASADQDAAQVAFQVGGGANAATFCVDDVSLRGGAEPPVYEPDTGSPVRVNQVGYLPKGPKTGTLVTDATDPLPWALKAADGATVASGTTKPGGEDPTSRQNVQTFDFSDATATGDGFTIEADGQVSEPFSIRADLYDGLRSDSLAYFYQNRSGIAIDADLVGEEYARPAGHLGVAPNKGDTDVPCQAGVCDYRLDVRGGWYDAGDHGKYVVNGGIAVAELMDTYERTLTADGAEAAELGDGALRVPEHGNDVPDILDEARWELEFLMRMQVPAGQPLAGMAHHKVHDANWTGIPMRPELDPEQRELHPPTTAATLNLAATAAQCARLYAPFDAEFAAQCRTAAEAAWTAAKAHPAVYASPADGVGGGTYEDNDVSDEFYWAAAELFTTTGKDTYRQALLDSPLHGDVDAAFPADGGMWWGGTAGLGVLTLATVPNDLTAAQLADVRNVVTTAADQYKAQTEDQLYGVPYAPKDLNYAWGSNSQVLNNMIVLATAADLTGDTGYRDAVLRGADYLFGRNPLNQSYVTGYGERYSQNQHHRFWAHESDPSLPHPPAGSLAGGPNLTAPTSGDPEAAAKLKGCAAAMCYLDDNGSYATNEVAVNWNAPLAYIASYLDDAGDATGPERACQVTYSSHPWNTGSTTTVTVKNTGSKAVTPWSLTWLLPGDQKLSHTWSAELGQYGRTVTAAPLSWNRTLAPGASIDFGFNSSRTGPAADPGTVKLNGRACTAG
- a CDS encoding IS630 family transposase, whose product is MAEPVRVRRLTDQEGQKLQQIVRRGSTSSVRYRRAMMLLASAGGNRVPVIAQLELVAYLRKVHGRVIRIGREALRCLLRRRGTTFQRTKTWKESPDPDRDAKLDRIEQVLERFPDRVFAFDEFGPRGIRPTAGSCWAKQGKPNRLPATYRRTHGVTYFHGCYSVGDDRLWGVNRCRKGTANTLAALKSIRAARPDGAPISIILDNLSAHTGADIRRWAKKNKVELCYTPTYASWADPIEAHFGPLRQFTLANSHHRSHPAQTQVLHRYLRWRNTNARHPDVLAAQRKERAHIRSEKGIRWGGRPLNTAA
- a CDS encoding heavy metal translocating P-type ATPase, which codes for MSAPTHTAHPAHAAQAEVELAIGGMTCASCAARIEKKLNRMDGVTATVNYATEKAHVTYDGAAASVQDLVATVEKTGYTAHEPAPPARTTEEAAVPAPQAPDTLRQRLITAVLLAVPVVAMSMIPALQFDNWQWLALTLTAPVVTYAGWPFHRAAWTNARHGAATMDTLISLGTSAAFLWSLWALFFGTAGMTGMTHPFELTIGRTDGAGNIYLEAAAGVTAFILAGRYFEARSKRKAGAALKALLELGAKEVAVLRDGREVTVDTADLHVGDRFLVRPGEKIATDGTVVEGSSAVDASMLTGESVPVEVAVGDTVTGATLNAGGRLVVEATRVGADTQLARMAKLVEDAQNGKAGAQRLADRISAVFVPVVIALALGTLGFWLADGAGITAAFTAAVAVLIIACPCALGLATPTALMVGTGRGAQLGILIKGPEVLESTRRVDTIVLDKTGTVTTGRMTLQTVHTAPGTTESEALRLAGALEHASEHPIAQAVATGAAERTGAALPTPEDFANVPGLGVQGVVDGHAVLVGREQLLAEWEIRLPAGLAARKAEAEAAGRTAIAVAWDGEARAVLEVADAVKDTSAEAIGRLRRLGLTPILLTGDNRAVAESVAAEVGIDEVYAEVMPQDKVDVVKRLQAEGRSVAMVGDGVNDAAALAQADLGLAMGTGTDAAIEAGDLTLVRGDLRAAPDAIRLARRTLSTIRTNLFWAFAYNVAALPLAAAGLLNPMIAGAAMAFSSVFVVGNSLRLRGFKPSPSDTPSPSGV
- a CDS encoding DNA repair helicase XPB; the protein is MSGPLIVQSDKTLLLEVDHEQADACRRAIAPFAELERAPEHIHTYRLTPLGLWNARAAGHDAEQVVDALVTYSRYPVPHALLVDIAETMDRYGRLTLSKHPVHGLVLTTTDRPVLEEILRSKKVQPLVGTRIDPDTVAVHPSERGQVKQTLLKLGWPAEDLAGYVDGEAHPIELDEDGWALRPYQQQAVDGFWHGGSGVVVLPCGAGKTLVGAGAMAQAKATTLILVTNTVSARQWKHELVKRTSLTEDEIGEYSGTRKEIRPVTIATYQVLTTRRKGVYPHLELFDSRDWGLVIYDEVHLLPAPVFKFTADLQARRRLGLTATLVREDGRESDVFSLIGPKRFDAPWKEIEAQGYIAPADCVEVRVNLTDSERLAYATAEAEEKYRFCATTATKRKVTEALVRKHKGEQTLVIGQYIDQLDELGEHLDAPVIKGETSNAQREKLFEAFRQGELNVLVVSKVANFSIDLPEATVAIQVSGTFGSRQEEAQRLGRVLRPKADGHEARFYSVVARDTIDQDFAAHRQRFLAEQGYAYRIVDADELLSES
- a CDS encoding copper homeostasis protein CutC, whose product is MSNRAVLEVIALDAEDAVAAQAGGADRLELVTDMAADGLTPSCATFAAIRAAVDIPLRVMLRVADGFAAGDVEILVRKARELRAEGADEFVLGFLDADGNPDLVAVERLVAALDGCRWTFHRAIDRAADRDALRKALADLPGLDTYLTAGAAAGVDAGIPTLVAEAGRRGEPGYEPRILVGGGLRLEHLPALLDAGIDAVHIGGAARPGGWAGPVDADAVREWRAVLDR
- a CDS encoding HelD family protein; this translates as MPAHEFESDTTTDPLAHERAHLAASRAALRAMREDAQALDIRDVTANWVNAAVLQAQIDERIKSLADLAHTPLFFGRLDYLHVVGAEEAEGAEGEEFYIGRRHVHDAQGDPMVIDWRAPVSQPFYRASRKDPLDVGRRRRFGYTGGDLTAYEDEHLTDPAEAEQTSKLLQAEIERPRVGPMRDIVATIQPEQDEIVRSELGGTVCVQGGPGTGKTAVGLHRVAYLLYAHRERLARTGTLVVGPNQSFLHYIEQVLPALGELEVKQATVEDLVTGQIEVRGTDEAPAAVVKGDARMAEVLRRALRSHVTLPTEPVMVVRGSRRWRVPAYEIEEMVQELLARDMRYGAAHEALPQRIAHAVLVRMEQSGEAPDDRVQNSVARNPAVKAAVKAIWPAVDPAKLVLRLLSDADFLAVHAEGLLSEDERKAILWTKPARSVKTAKWSAADAVLIDEAGDLVSRTHSLGHVVIDEAQDLSPMQYRAVGRRCSTGSATVLGDLAQGTTPWSTQSWEQALHHLGKADALVEELTAGFRVPRDVIAYASRLLPVISPGLTPVESVRESPGSLSVREVASDALDAAVVAACEESLTHEGSIGLIAADARIPALADALTAAGHTYLSPGQETTAESRLTLVPASLAKGLEYDYVVLDEPAAVIDGEPDERTGLRRLYVALTRAVSGLTVLHATPLPEELA